CACGGCCGACTCTTTGCTTACCGCTTTTGTCAGGGCTACAATGGCCCCAATGGCAATGATATTGGCAAACAAGGCTCGGCCTAAGACTTCTTTTGCCTTTTCTGTAATGGGCAGCTGATAGACATTCGTGAATTTATTCGGA
The sequence above is drawn from the Pelorhabdus rhamnosifermentans genome and encodes:
- a CDS encoding 2-oxoacid:acceptor oxidoreductase family protein — translated: HYPKVVKPDLLLAMTQEALDKYAHDLPDEAMLVIDTTFVKDIPNKFTNVYQLPITEKAKEVLGRALFANIIAIGAIVALTKAVSKESAV